In the genome of Pseudanabaena mucicola str. Chao 1806, the window GCAGTAATTATTTTGTTGCTAATCGTTAAAGAATGGAGTCGATTGCCAAATTTTATTGCTCAAGTTGGGGCTGGGGTGTTGCTATTAAATACCATTTCGATGGCAGGAGGATTCTATTTAAGCAAATTTTTTCAGCTTAACCCTAAGCAACAAATCTGTATCAGCATTGAGGTGGGTTTGCAAAATGGAACTCTAGCGATCGCGATTACCGCAGGATTGCTCAATAATCCAGATATGGCGGTTCCTGCGGCAATTTATAGCTTGCTGATGTATGTGACGGGATTCTTAGCGATCGGTTACGGTCGTAAGCTAGCTGAAGCATAAGATAAAGAGATGGCTAAGCCATCTCTTTTCTTATTCGCGATTAGGCTTATCGGTAGCGCGATTGAGTAACCAGAGTGACGTAACTAAGCCGACAAAGTGAGCAAATAGAATATTGAAACTGGCCTGAATAATTTGAAAGTCGAGAGGCTGGATTACTGAGTTGTAGCTGCCCGACCCCGGTAATATGGCTTGTCCCTGACCTGATCTGAGGGTTAATGCGCCAATAATACCAAAAGCACCAAAAAAGGTAACGAGCATACCAATTAAATTGATCATTAGACCAATTTTAATTTGAAAAATAGTTTGGCTTTTGGTGGGTCGATCAGGCGATCGCAGCTTAGTTGCCATTTGTGTATAGCGATAATTCCAGAAAATACTTGCCCCTAAGACTGCAATGCCCACCCACGCAAAACTCAGCCCTGGCAATGTGGCAGGGCTAGTGTCTAAACCTGTGTTTACCCCAGTTGGAGTAACTTTTGGGAACAAAAATAGTTGTAATAGCACCACCGAAGAAACTACACACAAAACCACTTGTGTCCAAAAAGAAGTCCATCCCCAGCGACGAAAGGCTAAAACGACACGCAACACATTTGGGGACACATCGCTGTTATCTTCTTCTTTTTTAGCGCTTTTTAGTTCTCTGGGCATGATGGGCTAGTCTGGCTAGTAAAACTGTAAATACTATAGCGCTTTGCGCTTTCATCCCAACATCAAAAGGGTGCTCAGCACCCTTTTGAATTAACAATATTTTGAGACATCTTCACCTTTTTCTGCGAGATAACTAAGCGATCGAAAACGTAGTCCTACGAGTTGATCGTATAGGGGGTTAATTTCGCACATGGCGGGAATGTGCATAATTTTGCGGCCAAATAAGACAACATCACGCTCGAAAGGGCATTGAGCTGGAATAACTTTACAGATTAAGTTGGCTAGTCGGGAATCATGGATATCCATATGGTCGAGCCATTCCTTGACAGGCTCAAGCAAATCAGGATGATGCTCTTCATGGTGTGAGGCAGCTTCCAGCTTGATCCGTAATTCGTTGATTGGTGTTATTTCTTGATCAAGGGCTGTACAAAATTCTTGAATAACGCGATCTTCTGTATCTGTATATTTGCCGTCAGCAAGTGCCATCATCACTGCCATTCGCAAAAAATTCTGCCCCACCTTGCGATCGCTACCCAACGCATCAGCCAGTTCTTGGGTGCTAATTGGTTCAAAACTAGAAATGGGAATTTCCTCTCCCCATTCATCACTATGGCTGATCTGATCGAAAAGGGTACGCTCTTGATCGCTATAGTCATTGTCCGCGAGAGCCACGCTCATGAGTCCCCGCAACCAAGCTGAAATCTGCTCTTGTGTATAAGTCGGATGATCTGTTTTCATAACAAGTCAGTCTACAGGTTGACTAAATCATAGATTGCTTTGTCTTGCATTAGTGCGGTTATAGCATTAAGGAATGTTTAATAATAAGCTCCCATGATTAACAATGAAACTCCCATTCATCCAAAAATAGAGTTATTTACGCTAATCTACAAAATAGGTATGAAACACTCTTATTTTTATTGTTATTAATTGATATTGAGCTGATATGACTAAATTTAATACTTCACAAATACCGATCGCGATGACAATCGCTGGTTCGGATAGTGGCGGCGGTGCGGGGATACAGGCTGACCTCCGCACCTTTGCCTTTCATTGTGTGCATGGAACGAGTGTACTCACCTGCATCACGGCTCAAAATACACAGGGGGTAACGCGAGTCGATGCCATGTCACCCGAATCCGTATCAGCACAATTTGAAGCGGTGATGGTGGATATGCGTGTGGGAGCTATCAAAACGGGGATGCTACTCAATCAAGAGATAATTAAAACCGTTGTCAAGAAACTAGTTGCTTTTGGCTTTGGAAATGTGGTGGTCGATCCAGTGATGGTGTCACGGGCGGGAGCACAATTGTTAGATGATGATGCCGTGAAAACGATCCGTGAGCAGTTAATTCCTCTGGCGGCAATCACCACACCTAATCGCTATGAAGCTCAAATTCTCGCAGATATGGAAATTCACACATTGGAGGATATGCAAACATCGGCTCAGAAAATTTATAAATTAGGGGCAAGATCGGTTTTAGTCAAGGGGGGCGGCTTTACCAACGAACTGAAGGCTCTCGATGTGTGGTTTGATGGCGATCGCCTAGATGTTTTGCAGACAGAAGTAATTGATACACCGCATACTCATGGTACTGGCTGTACTTTGTCCGCCGCGATCGCCGCAAATTTGGCTTTGGGGAAACCACACTTGCAAGCAGTTCAAGATGCAAAGAATTATGTGACTGAAGCTTTGAAATATGCTTTAGCGATCGGGCAGGGACAGGGGCCAGTTGGACATTTCTATCCGTTACTTAATCGTGGGTAGTACGAAACACCAACCATGATTAAGTTCGATAGGTCATGCTGAGATTAAAACTGATGCACAGTCGATCTTCATCGCTGAGATTTGCTTCTACTCCATGATTGAGCCAACTTGGGAAAATAATCATCGTACCTTCCGTTGCCTTATAACTGATGTTACGTGGAAGTTTCTAAGACCCTCACCCCTAGCCCCTCTCCCATTAAGGGAGAGGGGAACAAGAAATTAGTCTAGCTCGCCCTCTCCCTTGATGGGAGAGGGGGCAGGGGGGTGAGGGTGATATTTGTTCCACCTAACATCAGTAATTAGAACAAAGTTTTGCCGAAAATAATTAAGCTGTGCTCTACGCCATCTAATTCTGCAATTTGCGGTAAAAATCCCCACTCCTCAAAGCCAAAACTGCTAAATAAACGATGACTTGCAGAATTATGAGCAAAGACAAAGCCCACAAGTTTAGAGATATTGAGCTTGGGACAATTAGCGATCGCATGATCTAGCAACTTTTTCCCAATTCCTTTGCCTTGATAGTTAGGAGCTATATAAATACTGATTTCGGCGGTCTTGTGATAGGCTGGACGACCATAAAACATCTGCAAGCTTAGCCAGCCAATGATTTGTGCATTTTGGTCACTTTGAATATCATGACTACCGATGGTCATTACCCAAACGGGATAGTGATCGCCATGCGATCGAAACCAAGCACGGCGGCTCTCAACGGAAATTGGTTCAAGGTCGGCAGTCGCAAGACGGGTAGGGATGGCTGCATTATAGATCTCAATAATTGCTGGTAAATCCGCCTCTACTGCTAACCGAATTTGCATAGTTTCTACTCCTAGCTTGCTTGTTAACTATTACAGCACTTCACTATTAACCAAGCCAATACTTGAGATTAAAGATTTGCATTACTCTAAAAATATATTTTGCTACTCTGTAATTTAGGTGATGATAAACCGTGCTAGGTGCAGCATACCATCACCTAAATTACTATATGATTAGAGCGATCCTCATCAGTGCGTTATGGAATTATTTGCTGGGTTACTCACAACAGTGTTAGGTATAGCAGGCGCACCTGGAATCGCGATCGACAAAATCGCGACGGATTTTTTGCGTGGTCAGATTGTACGAGCAGATGTTTTAGAGGTACGTGTTGATAATGCTCCAAATTACCAGATTTTGTTAGGTAATGTTGATCGCATTCGAGTTGCAGGTCGAGGAGTGTACGTTTTAGAATTTCTCCGCATCGATGCGATTGATTTAGAAACTGATCCCATTAGTATCGATCCAAATGTGTTGCAATCTGGGAAAGTGTTCTTACGCCGTCCGTTACAAGCTACTGTGCGTGTAGTGTTGCGCTCCGAAGATATCAATAATGCTCTGCGATCGCCAACGATTCAATCTTCTTTTAAAAACCTTAGCATTGATATTTCAGGAACGAATAAAGGCAAAGCTGAAACTCTCGATCTCGTTAATCCAGAAGTAACTTTTTTAGAAGGCGATCGCATTCGTCTATCAGCATTCCTACAATCTCAGCCAACTCCCTCAAAGCCAAAACCAATACCACTTAATGTATCAGTTAATGCAGAACTAAAAACTATTGGTGGCACTAGATTACAAATTATTAACCCTAAAATAGAACTAGAGGGAACACCTATTCCAGAAAAAATTGCTAATGTCTTTGCCCAAGGCTTAAATCGGGTACTCGATCTGCGACAATTAGAAAGTAAAGGAATTATGGCTAGAGTTCTCAAACTAGAGCTAACTGAAGGAAAAATGCAGGTGATTGGATTTGCCAAAATGGATTCTATTCCTAATCAATAAATCTCATCAAAAAAATAGCTCAGTGATTGCTCAGTTATTTTTTGATTTATCTTCCAATAAATATCTATGAGCTACTGCCTCAACCCTAGCTGCAATTTCCAAAATCCAGAGACATCACCCAAGTTGAGCTTCTGTCAACAATGTGGCTCCAAGTTAAAAATAGGCGATCGCTACCGAGCGTTGAGAATTCTCGGACAAGGAGGGTTTGGGAGAACTTTTATTGGTATCGATGAGGCATTGCCTTCTTGTCCAACCTGTGTGATTAAGCAGTTCTTTCCTGCGGATTTGAGTAGTGCCGAAAAAGCCGCTGAGTTATTTCATCGAGAGGCAATTCGTTTAGATGATTTGGGCAAGCATCCTCAAATTCCCACTTTGCTTGCTCATCTTGAACTTGACGGTAAACAATATCTCATTCAAGAATTTATTGATGGACAGGATCTGCTAAAGGAATTACAGGAACAAGGAAACTTTAGCGAAGCCAAAATTCAGTTGCTAATGAGGGACTTATTGCCAATTTTGCAATTTATCCATGAAAGGAATGTGATCCATCGTGATATCAAGCCTGAAAATATTATCCGTCGTCGATTTCCGAGCAACTCTGATTCAATGATAGGTAGTCATGTATTAGTGGATTTTGGAGCTGCTAAACATGTATCCACCACTGCCATAACGGAAACAGGTACAAGAATTGGCAGTGCTGTATATGTTGCCCCAGAACAGCTAAGAGGGAAATCCATCTTTGCTAGTGATATCTATAGTTTAGGTGTAACCTGCATTCATTTGATCACTAATGTGTCTCCTTTTGAGTTGATGGATATGGATGGAAATTGGGTTTGGCGAGATTTTTTAGCTGATAATTCCATCAGTCGGGGATTAGTAGAAGTTCTGGATCGGATGATTTTAGTGGCTCCCAGTCAGCGATACCAAACTGCTCAAGCGGTTTTAAATGATCTCAAAAATGTAAACTCTTCTAGTTATCAGGTCTATGTGTCTCGAAGTGCCAGAGCTTCTAAAAGAAGTGCGATCGCTAAAAACAGTATCACCCCCATCTTTGCCCCTAAGTCACCAATTCCAGCGATCACACCACAACTATCGCAATTCTCCTTTGAAACTGCGACTGTCAAAATTAATCGCATTGGTGTCGGTAAGTTAGCGAAAACACTGTTACAAATCAATACCAAACAAAAACTTGGGCATTCCTATTTTGAAACCCTTGGCAATGTTCAAGGTAAACCCATTAGTATAGAAATGGTATTTATCCCCGCAGGTAAATTGCAAATTGGCTCATCAATTAGTGAAAGCGATCGCATTAAAGAAGAAAGTCCACGTCATATAGTGAATATTC includes:
- a CDS encoding DUF3611 family protein, with translation MPRELKSAKKEEDNSDVSPNVLRVVLAFRRWGWTSFWTQVVLCVVSSVVLLQLFLFPKVTPTGVNTGLDTSPATLPGLSFAWVGIAVLGASIFWNYRYTQMATKLRSPDRPTKSQTIFQIKIGLMINLIGMLVTFFGAFGIIGALTLRSGQGQAILPGSGSYNSVIQPLDFQIIQASFNILFAHFVGLVTSLWLLNRATDKPNRE
- a CDS encoding Mo-dependent nitrogenase C-terminal domain-containing protein translates to MKTDHPTYTQEQISAWLRGLMSVALADNDYSDQERTLFDQISHSDEWGEEIPISSFEPISTQELADALGSDRKVGQNFLRMAVMMALADGKYTDTEDRVIQEFCTALDQEITPINELRIKLEAASHHEEHHPDLLEPVKEWLDHMDIHDSRLANLICKVIPAQCPFERDVVLFGRKIMHIPAMCEINPLYDQLVGLRFRSLSYLAEKGEDVSKYC
- a CDS encoding GNAT family N-acetyltransferase, which encodes MQIRLAVEADLPAIIEIYNAAIPTRLATADLEPISVESRRAWFRSHGDHYPVWVMTIGSHDIQSDQNAQIIGWLSLQMFYGRPAYHKTAEISIYIAPNYQGKGIGKKLLDHAIANCPKLNISKLVGFVFAHNSASHRLFSSFGFEEWGFLPQIAELDGVEHSLIIFGKTLF
- a CDS encoding LmeA family phospholipid-binding protein, encoding MELFAGLLTTVLGIAGAPGIAIDKIATDFLRGQIVRADVLEVRVDNAPNYQILLGNVDRIRVAGRGVYVLEFLRIDAIDLETDPISIDPNVLQSGKVFLRRPLQATVRVVLRSEDINNALRSPTIQSSFKNLSIDISGTNKGKAETLDLVNPEVTFLEGDRIRLSAFLQSQPTPSKPKPIPLNVSVNAELKTIGGTRLQIINPKIELEGTPIPEKIANVFAQGLNRVLDLRQLESKGIMARVLKLELTEGKMQVIGFAKMDSIPNQ
- a CDS encoding bifunctional serine/threonine-protein kinase/formylglycine-generating enzyme family protein, whose product is MSYCLNPSCNFQNPETSPKLSFCQQCGSKLKIGDRYRALRILGQGGFGRTFIGIDEALPSCPTCVIKQFFPADLSSAEKAAELFHREAIRLDDLGKHPQIPTLLAHLELDGKQYLIQEFIDGQDLLKELQEQGNFSEAKIQLLMRDLLPILQFIHERNVIHRDIKPENIIRRRFPSNSDSMIGSHVLVDFGAAKHVSTTAITETGTRIGSAVYVAPEQLRGKSIFASDIYSLGVTCIHLITNVSPFELMDMDGNWVWRDFLADNSISRGLVEVLDRMILVAPSQRYQTAQAVLNDLKNVNSSSYQVYVSRSARASKRSAIAKNSITPIFAPKSPIPAITPQLSQFSFETATVKINRIGVGKLAKTLLQINTKQKLGHSYFETLGNVQGKPISIEMVFIPAGKLQIGSSISESDRIKEESPRHIVNIPAFFMSRFPITQRQWKVIMDNNPAIFIGNGDRPVESVSWEDVQSFCQQIIERTGRPYRLPSESEWEYACRAGTSTPFYFGETIIANLANFNASIPYLYASPGVSSTITTEVGSYPANAFGLHDMHGNVWEWCEDTWHDDYDLLPKDGSAWIQGGDCSCRVIRGGSWRDPAHYCRSAKRSCNAANQGDRTTGFRLAMTLIP
- a CDS encoding putative 2OG-Fe(II) oxygenase — its product is MIIFPSWLNHGVEANLSDEDRLCISFNLSMTYRT
- the thiD gene encoding bifunctional hydroxymethylpyrimidine kinase/phosphomethylpyrimidine kinase, translated to MTKFNTSQIPIAMTIAGSDSGGGAGIQADLRTFAFHCVHGTSVLTCITAQNTQGVTRVDAMSPESVSAQFEAVMVDMRVGAIKTGMLLNQEIIKTVVKKLVAFGFGNVVVDPVMVSRAGAQLLDDDAVKTIREQLIPLAAITTPNRYEAQILADMEIHTLEDMQTSAQKIYKLGARSVLVKGGGFTNELKALDVWFDGDRLDVLQTEVIDTPHTHGTGCTLSAAIAANLALGKPHLQAVQDAKNYVTEALKYALAIGQGQGPVGHFYPLLNRG